The DNA window TTGGATGCGTGGCAACaggtttattttttattgatgaaaATGTGTGTGGTGTACAATGTGGTTACATAGAGCTTTACTCGCACAAAACATCCATTCTACAGTATAAGAAAAGGTATTAGTCGGGTAATTTGTTGGTTGTCTCCGGATGTTGGGTGGGTAAAAGTGAATACAAAATGAGTAGTTAAGACCACCGATTGGCAAGGCTCTTCACTTTTTGGATAGAGGCGGAGTCAAAAACAGCAAGTAAACACCGGTttctctaaaatgaaaatttgttcaGTTAGTTTTTTAAAAGAGTGTGAAGTTTTAAGTTGATTcaatgataaaattgtaattaGACTCTtccttaaatataaaatttgattataacctctttaaaaatgaaaatttataatttagcccctaaacaaatattaaaattttacattaacacaatgacaaaattatattttcagctcttaaaaatttataattcaaattcgaTCCCTCGCCATATGGGACTCCAAAGGAAATTGGTTGGCTGGTTTATGTAGAAATATTGGAATTGGAACGGTATTGTGAGCTGAGATATGGCCAATATTTGATGGCATGCAGAAGCATGACAGCAGGGACTAAAGACGGTCGTGGTCAGATGTAACAGCAGCTCTGCAATTAGCTAGGTAGAGGATAGCAATGCAACAGCTGATCTATTTCTCATTGGCCTTAAATCTGGAGTATAAATTAACTTCAACCATATTTTATATATCAACTCTTTGATCCCTAGTTTTGCGGCCGCAAATTACGTTTATGTCGCATGCGATTCTGTTAGGCGTAAGATAAATCTAAAAATTGCGTTTCTTGCAAATCAGGAATTTATAAGCACGAATTTTTTATTATCAAGCTTGGGATATCTGATAAATTAgattaagtttatgttttgaatttgtgattaaagatCAAACCTTCAACCACCAAAGAAGTTACACTATTATTTTAGCTGCAGTGTttctatatatttgaaattaCGTTGGAACAGCtgtgaatttaatttttgattATCTTGCATACCACTCTCTCAACCATAACATGATAATCCTTCAATATAATTGTTGTTATTTtcctatctttttaattttttttttgtgctaAAATATGCAACTGTCAGCTCTTTTTTCATCAATCAGAATTAAAAAGCAAGGGAATCAATTTTCTTTGTCATCAGAATAATAAAAGAACTCTCATTTCTCAACATGTCCCCTGTACAATTTATGTGCCTAGGTTTTTGGCTTAATATGAATGTTTAAATGAAAATCCAAACTGGTGTCACTGTTGCGCCAACGGCGAGTTCTCttcatttattttgatttaaaactTCAACCCACAATAAGGAAAAATCGACAAAGTAAGACACCAACCACATTGTAGCACTTTATAAACTCACAAATAAACAATTTTCATTTTCTCAATTCATTAGTCGCTACCCATGGTTATTGGTCAGTGTTGGAATCAAATATGCCCACGCCTATATTCATGCCTATGTGCATGTGGAACACACAGCATTTTCCTACTCCACTGCCAAACAGGCAAAGCCACCAAAATTCCTCACATAATCATGCTGGATACTATACTAATACTAGTTTACAGTATGCGAACCCAAAATTTCCCCAAAGTGGCCGTATTATCAAAACTTGGCCATATTAAGTGTCAAGTCTCTTCTCACCAAAATCCATGGTTTCCAACTCAGGACCAGTGCATGTGGAATAGCCCTTCTTCTGATGCAAGCCATGCTCTACAATTATGGTTTTGTCTAATTTCACCTTCCTTTCCCAAGGTGCCTATAAAGTGGACAAAAACAAAGTCAAGTTATTACATGATCTTGCTACCCCGGAAGACAGGGCAAAGCAAAAGTAGAGAAGGGGGAAATCAAATTTACTTTGAGCTCTTCGCCAGCAAATGTTTGTTAGCAcggaatcagaaaatttttcccCAAACAGCATTTTACCGGACTTGATACTCCACAATCGTAAATAGCAGTCCTCTCCCCCTGCAAGAACAAATGTTGTTACACTCAAATTCTTACATCTGCTAAACATTGTATGCCCATTCATTCAGTTGTTAATGCACCTCACCTGACATAACAAATCTCTCAGATTGGTCAACTCCAAGCTGTATACGTGTATGCGAATTCACATGCCCTCCATACGATTGTACAGCCCCTCTCTTAGTTAGACGGTGATCATAGAGCTTCATCTAAAAAAAAAGTTGCACcttatgaaaaataatattcaCAAGAGAAAtcattaatctaaaatatcacctgACACAGCTACAACCAATATCAGAAAAATTACAACACAAGGTAACTGAAACATCTATCCATGCAAagcataatttaaataaaactaacCAGGGAGGAAAATTAGATGCAGAATGAGAAGTAAGCAAAGCAAAATCTAGAACAAGAGTTAAATGGACAAATGGAACTCACCGAACCATCCATTGAGCTCGCCAAGAAGTATTGATCATAGGATTGAAGTGATACCAAACTTGAGGTCAGACAACATAGCAGGAGTTAATAAACTTGAAGCAAACAAACAAGACTACAAAGCAGGTTTACAAAAGCATCAAGACTCACCAACCTAGAAATAGATGACGGCATATGAATTGTATGAGAAGGAGATATGAGTCCTTTGATCTGTAAAACATGACAACCACATAAATTAACCTCTGATAACAACAAAAAGAAATTCCAAGTTAAATACTTTAACATGTTTCCCAGATATGAGATGGATTATGGCATGAATAAAGTAAATTGCGTAAGCTGATGCTACAAGGTAgaaaaatggaaatatgatatctGCAAAAACTAACAAGCACAATAAACAACTGCAGTATCCATAATTTTCAACCATAGATCTTCATCAGTTTGTGAAAGAAGATGAAGATGGCAAGATATATTATATATCTACTCTACAACCACAACCGAGTTTCAGAATTATCAACCACCATCATCCATAATCTTCATTGTGCATACATAAAaacttcaatttaatctctaaatagAAATTGGTACCTCAAACCATCTTTTCTGACTACTTCTTCCTGAAGACGAGTAAGgtattttaagcttagtaagtctagaAAACATGCGCTCCTGGTTCTCACGAACATCCACAGTGACAATTGCTCCATTTCTGAGTCCACAAAGAACAATATTTCCCTGAAATAAGTCACATTCAGGATCAATTTCAAGATATAAGTATGCTATAAGCTTCCATGCTTCCTTTCCAAGCTCAGAGCGTATATCATACATTAATTATCATGGAACACATTATGCCACCTGTTAAAAGAATAAGATACAACAAATAACTTGAAACCTGACCAAAAGAAAGAAAGGTCTAGAACctcaaaaaatgaatttatctgACTCCCAGTGGGTAATGGGAGAAACAAAATTAAGCACAATTGAATACTGATATTAATGAACATATTTTTCCCCTTACAAACTGATATATTACTAAAAGGTTCATCGATTAAAGTAAAGAGGAATTTCACATCATTAGCCAAAACCTTGAAGGATATAATTCTTACTGTCTGATCAAATTGTACAGCCAAAACATCACTTTTGCTACGACACACCCATTTCGTTGCTCCTCTTTCGACATTGACCAAGGCTACTCCAATATCGGTtcctataatgataaaaaaagcATATATAATATAAGTGTCTGAATATTACAGGGTGAAGGACAGCAACGGCTAAAGGTCACTACCCCTCTTATTTATTCTTATATTCTATCAGGAAATGGAGCAGTTGTTCAAATAAGATACAGCAACAGAAATTTAACATAATCATAAGTTATCAAAAGAATTCCCAATTAATTGCAGTTTGTGGTTGAAGAGTAGAGCAAGTGTAAGAAATGCTAAACCATGATTGGACCTTAGCTCAAGTGGATACAAGTTTATGTCTAATACTATGTAATTGCAACCTGAACTGAGCAGGGAAACATGTTTACTTAAATGTCTCTAGACTAGACAGAGGAAAACATGGCAAGAGATGACAGCAAAGCACCTTCCATTACTGATCAAACTAAAGACTAGGAAGGAAGGTCAATGAATCCATCTAGAGGACAATGCCATAATATAGGAATAGAAATATCATAAATTTTTGGAAAGCTACATAATTTCCATGCTAAAAATGAAATACAATTTGAAAGCTAATTCAAACATAACTTAACAAgagcaaaaaattaaaagaagagagaaagaaactTGCCTATTGCTGCTTGAGCTGTATTAAAACTATAATCTGCAGTCCAAATGGTATGATTAAAAGTAGCAACTGCATGTAACCTTCGATCCAATCGAGAAGTAAAATCTACTGGTTCCAGGAGATTAAGGATATAAACAAATCCACCATAAGTCTCAGACCCCAGTGTAGTTATGCTGTTTTTTTACGTTAAGATATTGCAAGTGAAAAACCAAATCTCTTCTTGAGATGCAAacataataaataagaaaatctGAGGAATTTATGGCAAGAGCGAAGAATGAAgcatattaaatcatataaacCATGAATTAGATAGCACATCCATTAGGCAAAGTGAGATTTCATGCTTCATAAACCACAGAACTATGGGACATCCAGATCACAGAGAAGATGAAGATTTCAGGAATTAATGTCTTCAGTATATTGAAGAACTTGTCAAGATAAGCGATCACTGAAGGATACAGTGAGCATTGGAACTTGGAATCATAATTGTTTGTAGAAAAAGATTGCTTTTCACACAATCTTATAGAAGATATTCTTGACGGCATATGGAGTGGAGCAGCTGCAGGCCTCGAGACATACGGAGGCGTTTCATCACTCTCCGCATCCCCTTTGGTGGAAGGCCAAACACGATCGGGAATGTGTGTGATCCCATAGTCAAAATGGCGTTCACTTCCAACCTTTAAGAGACTGCAAGAAAACCAAACTTCAAAAACTATAGCTAAACAGTATCCAAATTTTTATTCAATACCACAGCACTGATAGAAGGTTTAAAAGAAAATGGATGATATATAAGTTCCTTTGCAACGCCATCAAAAGAAGCTAAACATATGTCACAATAGCAGCCAGTAGAAAATAACAAATCGACGAGACAAATGCTTAGAAATACAATGTAATAGTCGTAAACAGAAAAATGGAAGTGAGAAAGAACTAGTGCATCTGCATGTATGTTGCAGTAGTAGGAGAATGCACCATGCATCATAATATGTAAAAGCTCCAATACAACAATACGAAGGGCTATGTAATGTTAGATGGTAACACCAAAAAGAAGACCAGATCATTGGGAGAAAGAAAAGATGAGCAAGATATGTAGATGTTCCAATGTCGCAACAAAATTGAAAAGGAGACCTAATTTTTATCGCACTTGACAGCAAGTTGCAAGAAGTATGGCATGTTTAGGTCACCCAACCATGATGCATGAGCACGGGAAGAACTGACACAATCATTTCAAATTAAAGGTCATTACTCAAACAGAGTAACAGATAACACACTTCAGCATATTGTATTTTGACACCAGTAAATGTGATCAACGCAAAGAAATGCCAACAGCTAATGCCTCATATTAAGAGATTGTAGATCCACCTAAAGTAGTAGAATTTATAGGAAAGCAATAGGGAATTGGAGGCATCTTGTACTTGGAAGCGGATGTAGATACATCTATATCTATTTCCAACT is part of the Gossypium hirsutum isolate 1008001.06 chromosome D11, Gossypium_hirsutum_v2.1, whole genome shotgun sequence genome and encodes:
- the LOC107941888 gene encoding DDB1- and CUL4-associated factor 4 isoform X1, producing MIFSISQNMPQDLPGFYYDAEKNRYFPNKPRIPGSSSFSNASPSQNNPLSSSLQATKLCPKTRVPASKLLHLRELNGNAFSYDRGRHSFVEEFHKLHASKLVVWRYGATDENLLRNIRYSALEQTQIDVQTLEGQMETEVLLVGSMDGSLSLLKVGSERHFDYGITHIPDRVWPSTKGDAESDETPPYVSRPAAAPLHMPSRISSIRLCEKQSFSTNNYDSKFQCSLITTLGSETYGGFVYILNLLEPVDFTSRLDRRLHAVATFNHTIWTADYSFNTAQAAIGTDIGVALVNVERGATKWVCRSKSDVLAVQFDQTGNIVLCGLRNGAIVTVDVRENQERMFSRLTKLKIPYSSSGRSSQKRWFEIKGLISPSHTIHMPSSISSLVSLQSYDQYFLASSMDGSMKLYDHRLTKRGAVQSYGGHVNSHTRIQLGVDQSERFVMSGGEDCYLRLWSIKSGKMLFGEKFSDSVLTNICWRRAQSTLGKEGEIRQNHNCRAWLASEEGLFHMHWS
- the LOC107941888 gene encoding DDB1- and CUL4-associated factor 4 isoform X2 translates to MPQDLPGFYYDAEKNRYFPNKPRIPGSSSFSNASPSQNNPLSSSLQATKLCPKTRVPASKLLHLRELNGNAFSYDRGRHSFVEEFHKLHASKLVVWRYGATDENLLRNIRYSALEQTQIDVQTLEGQMETEVLLVGSMDGSLSLLKVGSERHFDYGITHIPDRVWPSTKGDAESDETPPYVSRPAAAPLHMPSRISSIRLCEKQSFSTNNYDSKFQCSLITTLGSETYGGFVYILNLLEPVDFTSRLDRRLHAVATFNHTIWTADYSFNTAQAAIGTDIGVALVNVERGATKWVCRSKSDVLAVQFDQTGNIVLCGLRNGAIVTVDVRENQERMFSRLTKLKIPYSSSGRSSQKRWFEIKGLISPSHTIHMPSSISSLVSLQSYDQYFLASSMDGSMKLYDHRLTKRGAVQSYGGHVNSHTRIQLGVDQSERFVMSGGEDCYLRLWSIKSGKMLFGEKFSDSVLTNICWRRAQSTLGKEGEIRQNHNCRAWLASEEGLFHMHWS